The genomic stretch ACCTTCCCTCTTCCTTCGGGAAAGGCTCTTAAGGGTTCGCGCTGCCCAACCTGCCAGCCGTCCTGCCCGCATTAGGAGGCTGGCCGTACTGTGCTTAAAAGCCCGCTAACTAAAGTGAGGCCTAGGCGGCTGTCCGATAGCCAGCGCAAGCCCTTGGTGTGACCCAGGGCGAGCCGCCTGCCTGGGGCAATAGGGTCCGGGGGACTCGGGGTCTGGCGTGCTGAGCAGTCACgccctttccccctcctccccacagacCCGCAGTTCCTGGTCATGTTTTTCTCCCGCCTGACACCCAACCGCAGCGGGCGCTACGAggcctccttccccttcctctcgCTCTGCGGCAGGGAACGCAACTTCCTACGCTGCGAAGACCGGCCCGTGGTCTTCACGCACCTGCTGGCCGCGGGCCCCGCGCTCCAGCGCCTCTCCTACTGCGGCGGCGGCGAGGCCCTGTCTGTGCCCTTCGAGCCTGCGCGCCTGCTGCCGCTGGCCACGAATGGGCGTCTCTACCACCCAGCGCCGGAGCGCGCGGGCGGCGTGGGCCTGGTGAGATCGGCCCTGGCCTTCGAGCTCAGCGCTTGCTTCGAGTACGCGCCAGGCGCGCCCGAGCTGCCTTCACACGTGCGCTGGCAGGGCCGCCGTTTCGCACTCACCATGGACCTGGCCCCGCTCCTGCCTGCTGCCCCGCCGCCCTGAACCGCGGGCCAGCAGTCGCTGGCACCCGCGGCGCCCCGGGCCGCCTCGCTGCGCACGCGCCACCCGGAGAGCGCGCTGGCCGAGTGCGCGTGCGCGGCGAAGGTGcgccgcggccccgccccgccggcgCTGTCCGAGGTGGCGTCGCGGACCGTGTCCCGACGCCGGCAGGGGCGGGGTCTCGGGGGCCCTACTCCCTCCACACACCCCCGGCCTGGGGCGTTTTCGTCCTCTGGTCTGCCCGGAGCTCGCGACGGCGGATTGGGACGGCCGGGCGGGAGGCGCGGGGGCTCCAGTGCGCGAGCCCGAGCGGCGCCCGTCCCTCGCCCGCTGGGTGCTGCTCTGTGGGCCGGGGTTCGGCGGGGGAGCCGCGCCGCGGGAGCGTCAGGTGAGGGGGCGCCCGGCCCAAGGTCAGCGGGCATGGGGCGGGATCAGGGACCATCCCGGCTCTGTCTCTGGCGACTACCGAGAAGGGCGTGCGACCTGACGGGGACCACGCCCTGCCCTGGACAGACCGCGCCGGAGGGGATGCAGGGGGCGCCTCGGGAGATCAAGGTTCGGGCCTTGCACTGCGTGGAAGAGCGAAGCGGGGCTTCCTCCATTATCTCCTCACTCAGCCCTCCTCGCACAGATGGGCCCCCTGGAGACTGACAGCTGTTGCCAAATCCAGTATGTTACACCCCACCTCCTACCCAGTCAGATTAGGAGGGTTTCCGCTGGGTTAAAGTATTTCTGACCTCTTCCTACTTGAGTCCTCAACCATGCCCAGGCCAGCTCTTCCACATGTATCAACATCTATGGGGTGTCCACGGGAGCAGCAATCCTCTTAAGTCCTTAAGAGGAGGCCAAGAATCTTCTCTGAGAGGCCCTGCCGCTGAAAGCTGGGTGGGCACCTTAGGCCAGCCCTTTTGCTGATGGAAGTGGGTCCCAGGGGCTGAGAATGCCCCCCAACTTCTTGGGGTTCACACACATTCTGAGACATCTGGAAATTGCCTCTGCCTAGACCAAAGCAATTACATTAAAACTTTCACTGTGCCTGCTTCTCTTCAGTAATTTTAAATAACCATGTGAGTTAAATTTAGAGCAAGATTTAAATAAACACTAAGGCCACTTGGTAACTTTCCACATGACACACTCTTCCTAGTAGGAGACCTGGTGAACAGGCAGGTGTTCAGAGCAGAGACCATTTGAAGTGGAGGCTAGCTGATGGCACACCTCAGCCCCACCATCCAGCTGGACTCATTGTGCCTTGAACTAGACTCAGGTCTTCTCTTTCTAGGATCACAGCTGCATGTGTATAACCCCTAAAACAAAACACTACACACTCTTTCGAAGTCCAGGAGGTCACTGAGCACAGAACCTACTTGGCAAACTACCCTAGAAACTCAGTTGGTGACCCAAGGTTCCTTCTTTCACAGCCCAGTCATCCCAAGGACCCACCTACCCCCAAAGATGGATGCATCTTTCTAGGTGTCAGCATGGAGAACATTGGCCCCACAGCTGAAGTGGCTTTCCTATTTGTCTCATCCAATACCCTGGCAAGTTCCCTGAGAAAAAGCTCTAATTATAGCTAAGCTGTTCTACTCACTCCCACCCCAAGTAGGGCAGGGCCAGAGGCTGGACAAAAGTATGCCTCCATTTTCCTGTGGCTGGTACCCCCCGAGACCAGTTGTGCCCATGTCCTTGTCACAGCAGGAAAATCTGAGTGTTGGGGCCACAGCATGAGTTCTAGGGATAAAAATGACGAGAATAAATTCTGGGTCAAAATTAGGTGAGGACAAGGACAAACACTAGCAGCAGGGAGACTTGTGCCCCGTCCGGAGGTTACGCAAAGCACCCCTGGTCTGGGCTGTGCTTCTTGAGGTCCCATGCCAGTGCTCAAGACTGAGTTCATGCAGACCAGGGGATGTGTCTGCTCAGAGCCTATTCTTTCCCTTCTAGTCCATGCTTTGGTGACTGACCCTGAACTTTACCCACGTGTTCCCAAGCCCATACCAGCCTCTTGCACCCAAGATCCAAGGAGTGACTGGATGTTGGGTTGTAGAGGGCACTTCAGTCCATGTGTCCACTTGCATGAGCAGGAAACCCTTCAGTCCCAGGCAgatgggggatggggagagaagtGTTGGGGTGGCATAGGCTTCTCTCCTGTGGCCTGCGTGGCAAgactctgaaaacaa from Odocoileus virginianus isolate 20LAN1187 ecotype Illinois unplaced genomic scaffold, Ovbor_1.2 Unplaced_Contig_23, whole genome shotgun sequence encodes the following:
- the CUNH8orf82 gene encoding UPF0598 protein C8orf82 homolog; its protein translation is MTAGGPVFPQHLPRMTSGRFRRWRRMWTMSGVLRPWALILARSPGARTYAGGGGVSYTQGQSPEPRTREYFYYVDHQGQLFLDDSRMKNFTTCFKDPQFLVMFFSRLTPNRSGRYEASFPFLSLCGRERNFLRCEDRPVVFTHLLAAGPALQRLSYCGGGEALSVPFEPARLLPLATNGRLYHPAPERAGGVGLVRSALAFELSACFEYAPGAPELPSHVRWQGRRFALTMDLAPLLPAAPPP